The following proteins are encoded in a genomic region of Methanoculleus bourgensis MS2:
- a CDS encoding fasciclin domain-containing protein — MKQSLLFSLCIVLLLSVAAASTAVLIGEGPVKLSPDEYVNITPVNSTEAYEVPQATVLGALDAASILGAFEYEVTADLPPEEGNLSITSIAGVENEVRNETPYAWTFWVNDEEATTGPAVTNVTDGDNVTYSYGPPGHSVENASYTLNVYVSVPGAEVNVTPTPTPTPTAEANVTITSPEEGANITAGNVTVSVNVTNFTLVEPTGQANAPGEGHLHYYLDAVVPTNASAPAIPETGGYVVSTNTSHTWENVTPGAHNLSVQLVNNDHTPIIPLAADMVNVTVSGVTPTPTPTVNVTPTPTVNVTPTPTVNVTPTPTVNVTPTPTVPAPAVNVTDEIIAGLSEEENLTTFVDAVNRSTVFQTLDANRTYIICAPTNEAFAGLGNETLSMILNDTALLDSILGYHIIESDYTLEELVMMCQNATNGQIALPTVEGPDVNVSLTEGGQVVINNAVVVTQIQITNNIIVYVIDGVLIPPGGPVPTPTPTPTPTVTVTPTPTVTVTPTPTVNVTPTPTVNVTPTSTPTPTAEANVTITSPEEGANITTGNVTVSVNVTNFTLIEPTGQANAPGEGHLHYYLDAVVPTNASAPAIPETGGYVVSTNTSHTWENVTPGAHNLSVQLVNNDHTPIIPLAADMVNVTVSGVTPTPTPTETVTPTPTVTVTPTPTVTVTPTPTVTVTPTPTVTVTPAPTPPAAGMDLQLYDGWNFVSIPRPLSEGNNTAIAVFGDVDTGGRPIYTYAPATGFEPVGANTTLEVLDGYWVYSNGTATVRLTFSTDPVTAPASKTLSPGWNAIGYSDLTPSTANETLTSVEDSWVYVVGYDAQNQNYRPALINDQMGARGENQRLFPTEGYWLFMREDGTLAAISA, encoded by the coding sequence ATGAAACAATCATTACTGTTCAGTTTGTGCATCGTCCTTCTCCTGTCGGTCGCTGCCGCAAGCACGGCAGTCCTGATTGGAGAAGGGCCTGTCAAACTGAGTCCTGATGAGTATGTGAACATTACGCCCGTAAACAGCACCGAGGCGTATGAGGTGCCCCAGGCAACCGTGCTTGGAGCACTTGATGCAGCCTCGATCCTCGGAGCATTTGAGTACGAGGTCACTGCAGACCTGCCTCCGGAAGAGGGGAATCTCAGTATTACCTCAATTGCAGGCGTTGAGAACGAGGTACGGAATGAGACCCCGTACGCTTGGACGTTCTGGGTGAATGACGAGGAGGCTACGACCGGGCCCGCTGTGACGAATGTAACTGACGGGGACAACGTGACCTACTCCTACGGGCCTCCGGGCCACTCCGTGGAGAACGCCTCCTATACGCTGAACGTCTACGTGAGTGTGCCGGGGGCGGAAGTGAATGTAACACCGACACCCACACCGACACCGACCGCCGAAGCGAACGTCACCATCACGTCGCCTGAGGAGGGTGCCAACATCACTGCCGGTAACGTCACGGTGAGTGTGAACGTCACGAACTTCACGCTGGTCGAGCCCACGGGGCAGGCGAACGCTCCCGGTGAAGGGCACCTGCACTACTACCTTGACGCCGTAGTGCCGACGAACGCGAGCGCTCCCGCCATCCCGGAGACCGGTGGGTATGTCGTCTCCACGAACACCTCCCACACCTGGGAGAACGTGACGCCGGGTGCGCACAACCTCTCGGTCCAGCTGGTCAATAACGACCATACGCCGATCATCCCGCTCGCCGCAGACATGGTCAACGTGACAGTCAGCGGTGTCACACCTACGCCGACCCCGACGGTGAATGTGACGCCGACCCCGACGGTGAACGTGACGCCGACCCCGACGGTGAATGTGACGCCGACCCCGACGGTGAACGTAACACCGACACCAACGGTGCCTGCACCGGCCGTGAACGTGACCGATGAGATTATTGCAGGACTTTCGGAGGAGGAGAACCTGACAACGTTCGTCGATGCTGTGAACAGGTCCACCGTCTTCCAGACGCTCGATGCAAACAGGACCTACATCATATGCGCGCCGACCAACGAGGCATTCGCCGGTCTGGGTAACGAGACACTCTCGATGATCCTGAACGATACAGCGCTTCTGGACAGCATCCTCGGGTACCACATCATCGAGAGTGATTACACGCTCGAAGAACTCGTGATGATGTGCCAGAATGCGACCAACGGCCAGATCGCCCTGCCAACAGTTGAGGGACCGGACGTCAATGTCTCGCTCACCGAAGGCGGGCAGGTGGTCATCAACAACGCTGTTGTCGTGACCCAGATCCAGATCACGAACAACATCATCGTCTACGTGATCGATGGTGTCCTGATCCCGCCGGGAGGCCCGGTCCCGACACCGACTCCCACGCCCACTCCGACAGTGACCGTGACACCCACCCCAACAGTGACCGTGACCCCGACCCCGACGGTGAATGTCACACCCACGCCCACCGTGAACGTGACACCGACATCCACACCGACACCGACCGCCGAAGCGAACGTCACCATCACGTCGCCCGAGGAGGGTGCTAACATCACTACCGGTAACGTCACGGTGAGTGTGAACGTCACGAACTTCACGCTGATCGAGCCCACCGGCCAAGCGAACGCGCCGGGTGAAGGGCACCTGCACTACTACCTTGACGCCGTAGTGCCGACGAACGCGAGCGCTCCCGCCATCCCGGAGACCGGTGGGTATGTCGTCTCCACGAACACCTCCCACACCTGGGAGAACGTGACGCCGGGTGCGCACAACCTCTCGGTCCAGCTGGTCAATAACGACCATACGCCGATCATCCCGCTCGCCGCAGACATGGTCAACGTGACAGTCAGCGGTGTCACTCCTACACCGACCCCGACGGAGACCGTGACGCCGACCCCAACAGTGACCGTGACACCGACACCGACGGTGACCGTAACGCCAACGCCGACGGTGACCGTGACACCCACGCCCACCGTGACCGTAACGCCAGCGCCGACACCACCGGCGGCGGGCATGGACCTCCAGCTCTATGACGGTTGGAACTTCGTCTCCATCCCAAGACCGCTCTCCGAGGGCAACAACACCGCGATAGCAGTCTTCGGGGACGTCGACACGGGCGGGCGGCCGATCTACACCTACGCCCCGGCGACCGGGTTTGAGCCCGTGGGCGCGAATACGACCCTGGAAGTCCTCGATGGCTACTGGGTCTACTCGAACGGGACCGCAACCGTGCGGCTGACGTTCAGCACCGACCCGGTGACTGCCCCGGCGTCCAAGACGCTGAGCCCGGGCTGGAACGCCATCGGCTACTCTGACCTGACCCCGTCGACCGCAAACGAGACGCTCACATCGGTGGAAGACAGCTGGGTCTATGTTGTCGGTTACGACGCACAGAACCAGAACTACCGGCCGGCGCTCATCAACGACCAGATGGGAGCACGGGGGGAGAACCAGAGACTCTTCCCGACCGAAGGCTACTGGCTGTTCATGCGCGAGGATGGCACACTGGCTGCCATCAGCGCCTAA
- a CDS encoding SHOCT domain-containing protein translates to MRGGRPGLIGTVARTAVVAGTATATSRAVNKRMQQREMQKEAQAQQAAQREQQVQAVPAGTGMTQEQKLAQLKQLAELKQMGALTEEEFQQEKQKILAQ, encoded by the coding sequence ATGAGAGGCGGTCGACCGGGTCTTATCGGCACTGTGGCTCGCACGGCGGTGGTCGCTGGAACAGCCACTGCAACTTCCCGGGCTGTTAATAAGCGGATGCAACAGAGAGAGATGCAGAAGGAAGCACAAGCACAACAGGCGGCACAACGCGAACAGCAGGTCCAGGCCGTTCCTGCCGGGACGGGCATGACCCAGGAGCAGAAACTGGCTCAACTCAAGCAACTGGCGGAACTGAAGCAGATGGGAGCCCTGACGGAGGAAGAATTCCAGCAGGAGAAACAGAAGATCCTTGCCCAATAG
- a CDS encoding DUF6325 family protein → MSLGPVEYMVIEFPGNQFKGEIIPALREVVDKGVIRIIDLVFVRKDEQGNVSVMELSDLQKDAASAFAPLARDTTTLLAEDDIRKVSDIIEKNSSAALFLFEHLWAKKFRDAVLNAHGEVIAGERIKKEKVDAALAWRPGELEAAGGSRAS, encoded by the coding sequence ATGTCTCTTGGTCCAGTGGAATATATGGTCATCGAATTCCCGGGAAACCAGTTCAAAGGCGAGATTATCCCGGCGTTGCGTGAGGTGGTCGACAAGGGCGTCATCCGGATCATTGACCTGGTCTTTGTGAGGAAGGATGAACAGGGCAACGTCAGCGTGATGGAACTCAGTGACCTTCAAAAAGATGCGGCAAGCGCATTTGCCCCGCTCGCACGGGATACAACTACGCTCCTGGCTGAAGATGATATACGGAAGGTCAGTGATATCATTGAGAAGAATAGCTCCGCGGCACTCTTCCTGTTCGAACACCTGTGGGCGAAGAAGTTCCGGGACGCTGTGCTGAACGCCCATGGAGAGGTGATCGCTGGCGAGCGCATCAAAAAAGAGAAGGTAGACGCCGCGCTTGCATGGCGACCCGGGGAACTGGAAGCGGCCGGTGGCAGTAGAGCGAGTTGA
- a CDS encoding sugar porter family MFS transporter produces MTSERGKVTGFVLVVAAIAAIAGILFGFDTGVISGAILFINEEFSLTSVMTEVAVSSVLVGAIIGALFGGPLSDRVGRRSSILAASVIFLIGTFVVVLSSLFSIFLIGRILIGIAIGIASFVAPLYISEVAPESIRGALVSLNQLLITIGILIAYGVNFYFAAAGDWRAMFFAGVIPGTILLIGMYLMPRSPRWLVFINRPDAAAGVLQKIRGTPDVSEELNDIVKSVREEGAGTWSDLVAPAVRLPLALGVGLAVLQQATGINTVIYYAPTIFQFAGLAEATASIAATVGIGIVNVLVTLVAIWLVDRAGRRPLLLWSVAGMGIAMLILGIGFALSNSSAGQMAVSLGLVTAIGLIIYVASFAVGLGPIFWLIISEIYPLSVRGLAMSLATVTNWAANFIIAATFLSMVNLIGQSGVFLLYALVALFAWLFIFKLVPETKGMSLEQIEAYFRSRAHRRLGGEEKGVE; encoded by the coding sequence ATGACGTCTGAACGCGGAAAAGTTACAGGTTTTGTCCTCGTCGTTGCTGCAATTGCCGCCATTGCCGGGATACTCTTTGGGTTCGATACCGGTGTCATCTCGGGAGCGATTCTGTTCATCAACGAGGAATTCAGTCTCACGAGCGTCATGACCGAAGTGGCGGTGAGTTCCGTGCTGGTGGGTGCGATCATCGGGGCGCTCTTCGGAGGCCCTCTCTCCGACAGGGTGGGGCGCCGCAGTTCCATTCTGGCCGCCTCGGTGATCTTCCTCATCGGTACATTCGTAGTCGTCCTCTCCTCTCTCTTCTCCATATTTCTCATCGGCAGGATCCTGATCGGGATAGCGATCGGAATCGCCTCGTTCGTCGCTCCCCTCTATATCTCAGAAGTTGCGCCCGAAAGTATCAGGGGCGCTCTTGTATCGCTCAACCAACTTCTGATAACGATCGGGATCCTGATCGCCTACGGCGTGAATTTCTACTTCGCAGCGGCCGGCGATTGGCGTGCAATGTTTTTCGCGGGCGTGATCCCGGGCACGATCCTCCTTATCGGCATGTACCTGATGCCCCGAAGCCCCAGGTGGCTGGTATTTATAAACCGCCCCGATGCCGCTGCAGGCGTCCTGCAAAAGATCCGTGGCACCCCCGATGTCTCGGAAGAATTGAACGATATCGTGAAGAGCGTTCGGGAGGAAGGGGCCGGCACATGGTCGGATCTGGTTGCGCCCGCGGTCAGGCTTCCGCTGGCCCTCGGCGTCGGCCTGGCGGTCCTCCAGCAGGCGACCGGCATCAACACTGTCATCTACTATGCGCCAACCATCTTCCAGTTTGCCGGTCTCGCGGAAGCAACCGCCTCGATTGCCGCAACGGTCGGGATCGGTATCGTGAATGTCCTGGTAACCCTGGTCGCCATCTGGCTTGTCGATCGGGCGGGACGCCGCCCGCTGCTCCTGTGGAGCGTTGCCGGTATGGGTATCGCCATGCTGATTCTCGGGATTGGGTTTGCCCTCAGTAACAGTAGTGCCGGACAGATGGCCGTGTCGTTAGGGCTGGTTACCGCGATAGGCCTCATCATCTATGTAGCCTCCTTTGCGGTAGGCCTTGGACCGATCTTCTGGTTGATCATCTCTGAGATCTATCCGCTCAGCGTACGGGGGTTGGCTATGAGCCTCGCGACGGTCACGAACTGGGCTGCAAACTTCATCATTGCGGCGACGTTCCTCTCGATGGTGAACCTCATCGGCCAGTCCGGTGTCTTTCTCCTGTACGCCCTGGTCGCCCTGTTTGCGTGGTTATTCATATTCAAACTTGTACCGGAGACAAAAGGAATGTCCCTGGAGCAGATCGAGGCATACTTCCGGTCCCGTGCACATCGGCGTTTGGGTGGAGAGGAGAAGGGAGTGGAATAA
- a CDS encoding phosphate-starvation-inducible PsiE family protein — protein MHHFVEWFERFTYLVLIVFLVVVLLFTLLELGWLTFIGLFEVTPLRLESPELFELFGYFLLVLIGLELLETIKAYLERREFHVEIIILVAIIAIARKVILLGSATPGELIGIALIIIALCGGYYLLRRAGLPYSLSPDNRMSSSERREEL, from the coding sequence ATGCACCACTTCGTGGAGTGGTTTGAGCGTTTCACCTACCTCGTGCTCATTGTGTTCCTGGTTGTGGTACTACTCTTTACGCTCCTCGAACTGGGGTGGCTGACATTCATAGGGCTGTTTGAGGTTACTCCCCTCCGGCTTGAGAGCCCGGAGTTGTTCGAACTCTTCGGGTACTTTCTGCTGGTCCTCATCGGCCTGGAACTCCTGGAGACAATAAAAGCGTACCTGGAGAGGAGAGAGTTCCATGTCGAGATCATCATCCTTGTCGCAATCATCGCTATCGCAAGAAAAGTCATCCTCCTGGGTTCGGCAACTCCAGGCGAACTCATCGGTATCGCGCTGATCATCATTGCTCTCTGCGGCGGTTATTACCTCCTGCGCCGGGCAGGACTGCCGTATTCTCTCTCGCCGGATAACCGTATGTCCTCATCCGAGAGGCGAGAAGAACTCTAA
- a CDS encoding MFS transporter yields the protein MMDNSADPAPPASTATPQGVLLPLALAQFICSYAASNMNVAISNIATDLGTTVSGVQTTIAVFTLTMAALMIPGSKLTDILGRTYLFRRGLLVYGVGALIAAAAPGLGILILGYSLLEGIGTALLIPPVYILATVFSPDLTSRARAFGAISAAGGIGAAAGPLVGGIITTAISWRAAFVVQALVVGIVIIQSRKIVDPGVQGPKPRLDIVGTILSAAGLFFVVVGILQASTYGWFRASQDFVIGNTVVIPQGGISPVWVFVLIGLVLLAWFFWHIRSMERAGKEPLLSTRLFKNRTSNLGLVTQNIQWLVLLGLSFVVSVYLQTVRGYNAIETGLILTPATIGILLSSMAAGRLARRRSQATLIRAGFVVTVGGVFLLLLLVRETSNVFTFVPGLFLVGVGVGVMLTSSVNVVQSSFPEEDQGEISGLSRSVSNLGSSLGVAIAGTVIVSSLVTGNRGYALALVVLAAFAVIGLVAAILLPTGPVPQAPDQPDLQLPE from the coding sequence ATGATGGATAACTCTGCAGATCCGGCTCCCCCAGCATCAACGGCAACCCCACAGGGCGTGCTCCTGCCGCTTGCGCTGGCCCAGTTCATCTGCAGTTACGCTGCCTCGAATATGAACGTGGCCATAAGCAACATCGCCACCGACCTGGGGACGACGGTCAGCGGCGTCCAGACGACCATCGCTGTATTTACACTTACCATGGCGGCCCTGATGATCCCCGGCAGCAAGCTGACAGATATCCTGGGCCGCACGTATCTGTTCAGGCGAGGCCTCCTGGTTTATGGTGTGGGAGCGCTGATAGCGGCAGCGGCGCCGGGGCTCGGGATCCTGATCCTTGGCTACTCGCTCCTCGAAGGCATCGGGACCGCGCTGCTGATCCCGCCCGTGTATATCCTCGCAACGGTCTTCTCTCCCGACCTCACCTCACGCGCCCGCGCCTTCGGCGCGATCAGTGCGGCGGGCGGTATCGGAGCGGCAGCGGGTCCGCTGGTCGGCGGGATCATCACCACAGCGATCAGCTGGCGCGCAGCCTTTGTCGTGCAGGCTCTTGTCGTCGGCATAGTCATCATCCAGAGCCGGAAGATCGTCGATCCTGGCGTTCAGGGCCCAAAACCCAGATTAGACATCGTCGGAACCATCCTCTCGGCGGCAGGACTCTTCTTCGTGGTGGTCGGCATCCTGCAGGCCTCGACGTACGGCTGGTTCCGAGCCAGTCAGGATTTCGTCATCGGCAACACGGTCGTGATCCCGCAGGGCGGCATCTCGCCGGTATGGGTCTTCGTGCTCATCGGACTGGTTTTACTGGCCTGGTTCTTCTGGCACATCAGGTCCATGGAGCGGGCGGGCAAGGAACCTCTGCTCTCCACCAGGCTGTTTAAGAACCGCACATCCAACCTCGGCCTCGTCACGCAGAACATCCAGTGGCTGGTCCTGCTCGGCCTCTCCTTTGTGGTATCCGTTTACCTGCAGACGGTGCGGGGCTACAACGCGATCGAGACGGGTTTGATCCTTACGCCGGCCACGATCGGCATTTTGCTCTCCTCGATGGCCGCGGGCAGGCTGGCACGGAGGCGTTCCCAGGCAACACTGATCCGGGCGGGCTTTGTCGTGACGGTAGGCGGCGTCTTCCTCCTGCTGTTGCTGGTTCGAGAAACATCCAACGTCTTTACCTTTGTGCCGGGCCTCTTTCTGGTCGGTGTAGGCGTCGGGGTCATGCTGACATCCTCGGTCAACGTTGTACAATCCAGCTTTCCTGAAGAGGACCAGGGAGAGATATCGGGCCTGTCACGCAGTGTCTCAAACCTGGGCTCCTCGCTCGGCGTAGCCATTGCCGGAACCGTTATCGTATCCAGCCTGGTCACGGGGAATCGGGGCTACGCCCTCGCTCTGGTTGTTCTGGCGGCCTTTGCGGTGATCGGTCTTGTGGCCGCGATCCTGCTGCCCACGGGTCCGGTTCCCCAGGCCCCGGACCAGCCTGATTTGCAGTTGCCGGAATAA
- a CDS encoding MGH1-like glycoside hydrolase domain-containing protein: protein MTPATIVPGTSEGQRLLEIRDGGIPWRRWGPYLSERQWGTVREDYGEDGNSWAYFTHDQARSRAYRWGEDGIAGISDDAQCLCFALAFWNGVDPILKERLFGLTNGEGNHGEDVKEYYYYLDNIPTHSYMKYLYKYPQAAFPYNDLVETNRQRNRYDLEYELIDTGIFDGDRYFDVFVEYAKASPEDILVQITVHNRGPGEASLHLLPTLWFRNTWWQDGGAEKPSLKKTEGPSGTSVIAAGHPDLGQRYLYCEGAPELLFTENETNTERLFGIPSASPFVKDGINNYIVEGRTDAVNPDGFGTKSSAHYRLTLGPGEVQRIRLRLNQTPPFGEEAPFGKPFENVLSQRKQEADAFYDNITPPSVGPDAANVMRQALAGMLWTKQYYLYEVDRWLREHGSDAAAGQQISIRNNSWFHMVNADIISMPDKWEYPWYAAWDLAFHTVALAMVDPDFAKNQLDLMLRERYLHPNGQIPAYEWNFSDVNPPVHAWAALFIYRTEKELLGTGDARFLERMFQKLLMNFTWWVNRKDRTGQNVFEGGFLGLDNIGVFDRSAPLPTGGYLEQADGTAWMALFAQTMLDIAAELAVHDPVYEEMATKFYEHFVWIASAMNSMGENQEGMWDEEDGFYYDLLRLPDGSATRLKVRSLVGLLPLAASTVFTREMIEQMPDFVERARWFNRYHTRMASTISNIGRPGVGGRLHLSLLTEERLRRVLSRMLDENEFLSDYGIRSLSRAHLHDPYIFYQDGQEHRVQYLPADSDTGMFGGNSNWRGPIWFPMNVMLIRALLNLYAYYGNDFTVECPTRSGNRMNLYQVSEEIARRLTRVFLRDESGRRPVFGYARKFQDDPNWRDYLLFYEYFHGDNGAGIGASHQTGWTGLVARIIQLFGYMSPEQVLGEEARKLVYRKEGSPPPPVQGPAAR, encoded by the coding sequence ATGACACCTGCAACGATTGTGCCCGGTACTTCGGAGGGGCAACGGCTACTCGAGATCCGCGACGGCGGTATTCCCTGGCGGCGGTGGGGGCCCTACCTGAGCGAACGGCAGTGGGGAACCGTGAGGGAGGACTATGGGGAGGACGGCAATTCCTGGGCCTACTTCACGCACGACCAGGCACGGTCCCGCGCCTACCGGTGGGGGGAAGACGGGATTGCCGGCATCTCGGACGATGCCCAGTGCCTCTGTTTTGCGCTCGCCTTCTGGAACGGTGTCGATCCCATCCTCAAAGAACGGCTCTTCGGCCTGACCAACGGCGAGGGAAACCACGGGGAGGACGTGAAGGAGTATTACTACTATCTTGACAACATCCCGACGCATTCCTACATGAAGTATCTCTACAAGTATCCGCAGGCCGCATTCCCGTACAACGACCTTGTAGAGACGAACCGGCAGCGCAACCGGTATGACCTGGAGTACGAGCTCATCGATACCGGGATATTCGACGGCGACCGCTACTTCGATGTCTTTGTGGAGTACGCGAAGGCGTCCCCGGAGGATATCCTGGTGCAGATCACCGTGCATAACCGCGGCCCGGGCGAGGCATCCCTCCATCTGCTGCCCACCCTCTGGTTCCGCAACACCTGGTGGCAGGATGGCGGTGCAGAGAAACCGTCCCTGAAAAAGACGGAGGGTCCTTCCGGGACCAGCGTGATCGCGGCCGGCCATCCGGATCTCGGGCAGCGTTACCTCTACTGCGAAGGCGCCCCCGAGCTGCTCTTCACCGAGAACGAGACCAACACGGAGCGCCTGTTCGGTATCCCGAGCGCCTCGCCGTTCGTGAAGGACGGCATCAACAACTATATTGTCGAGGGGCGCACCGATGCCGTGAACCCGGACGGCTTCGGGACCAAATCTTCTGCACATTACCGGTTAACCCTCGGTCCGGGCGAAGTGCAGAGGATACGGCTGCGGCTGAACCAAACCCCGCCCTTCGGGGAGGAGGCACCTTTCGGGAAGCCCTTTGAGAACGTGCTCTCGCAGCGAAAGCAGGAGGCGGACGCATTCTACGACAACATCACCCCTCCGTCGGTCGGCCCGGATGCGGCGAACGTGATGCGCCAGGCTCTCGCCGGTATGCTCTGGACGAAGCAGTACTACCTCTACGAGGTCGACCGCTGGCTCCGGGAGCATGGCTCGGATGCCGCCGCAGGCCAGCAGATCTCAATCCGGAACAACTCGTGGTTCCACATGGTGAACGCCGATATCATATCCATGCCCGACAAGTGGGAGTACCCCTGGTATGCGGCATGGGATCTGGCATTCCATACCGTTGCCCTTGCTATGGTGGACCCGGATTTTGCCAAAAATCAGCTCGACCTGATGCTGCGCGAGCGATACCTGCATCCGAACGGCCAGATCCCGGCTTACGAATGGAACTTCAGCGATGTCAATCCTCCCGTGCACGCCTGGGCCGCCCTGTTCATATACCGCACGGAGAAGGAACTCCTTGGCACGGGGGACGCGCGGTTCCTGGAGAGGATGTTTCAGAAACTGCTGATGAACTTCACCTGGTGGGTGAACCGCAAGGATCGCACCGGCCAGAACGTCTTCGAGGGCGGGTTCCTCGGCCTCGACAACATCGGGGTCTTCGACCGCAGCGCGCCTCTGCCCACGGGAGGGTACCTGGAGCAGGCCGACGGAACGGCGTGGATGGCCCTCTTTGCCCAGACCATGCTGGATATTGCTGCCGAACTTGCCGTCCACGATCCGGTCTACGAAGAGATGGCGACCAAGTTCTACGAACACTTTGTCTGGATCGCATCGGCGATGAACAGCATGGGTGAGAACCAGGAAGGCATGTGGGACGAAGAGGACGGCTTTTACTACGACCTCCTCCGCCTGCCCGACGGGAGCGCAACGCGCCTCAAGGTGCGGTCCTTGGTGGGGCTGCTGCCTCTCGCTGCAAGCACGGTCTTTACCCGGGAGATGATCGAGCAGATGCCGGACTTCGTGGAGCGGGCCCGCTGGTTCAACCGGTATCATACACGTATGGCGTCCACCATCTCCAATATCGGCCGGCCCGGCGTTGGAGGACGGCTCCACCTCTCGCTGCTCACCGAAGAGAGGCTGCGGAGGGTTCTCTCACGGATGCTGGACGAGAACGAATTCCTGAGCGACTACGGAATCCGGTCCCTCTCCCGCGCACACCTGCACGACCCCTATATCTTTTACCAGGATGGGCAGGAGCACCGGGTGCAGTACCTGCCGGCGGATTCCGATACGGGTATGTTCGGCGGGAACTCTAACTGGCGGGGGCCGATATGGTTCCCGATGAACGTCATGCTGATCCGGGCGCTGTTGAACCTCTATGCATACTACGGGAACGATTTTACCGTAGAATGCCCGACCCGGTCGGGGAACCGGATGAACCTCTATCAGGTGAGCGAGGAGATTGCACGGCGCCTGACCCGGGTGTTCCTCCGCGATGAGAGCGGCCGCCGCCCGGTCTTCGGTTATGCACGGAAGTTCCAGGACGACCCCAACTGGCGCGACTACCTCCTCTTCTACGAGTACTTCCACGGCGACAACGGGGCCGGGATCGGCGCCAGCCACCAGACCGGGTGGACGGGGCTCGTCGCCCGGATCATCCAGTTGTTCGGGTACATGAGCCCCGAACAGGTACTCGGGGAGGAAGCGCGCAAGCTCGTCTACAGGAAGGAGGGTTCTCCTCCCCCACCGGTGCAGGGACCTGCTGCCAGGTAG
- a CDS encoding LURP-one-related/scramblase family protein: MMRRRTEGGRRGREEAGGTHRYRMREKLVSIGDDYWIEDAAGERAFKVDGKALRVRNTLVIQSKEGKDLYRIQERMLRIKDTMEIEKGEGGTAATIKKALIAPLRDRWTVSIPGGEDWEVQGNILDHEYRIEAGRRERIAEISKKWFRIRDTYGVEVEPGHDDALVLAVTAAIDQMAHD, encoded by the coding sequence ATGATGCGAAGAAGAACGGAAGGCGGCCGGCGGGGGCGTGAAGAGGCCGGCGGGACGCACAGGTACAGGATGCGCGAGAAACTCGTCTCCATCGGGGACGACTACTGGATCGAGGACGCGGCGGGAGAGCGGGCGTTCAAGGTGGACGGCAAAGCGCTGCGCGTGCGCAATACGCTGGTGATCCAGAGCAAGGAGGGGAAGGACCTCTACAGGATCCAGGAGCGGATGCTCCGGATCAAGGATACGATGGAGATCGAGAAGGGCGAAGGCGGCACGGCAGCGACGATCAAGAAGGCGCTGATCGCGCCGCTCCGGGACCGGTGGACGGTCAGCATCCCTGGAGGTGAGGACTGGGAGGTCCAGGGCAACATCCTCGACCACGAGTACAGGATCGAGGCCGGGCGACGGGAGCGGATTGCCGAGATCTCGAAGAAGTGGTTCCGGATCCGGGACACCTACGGCGTGGAGGTAGAGCCGGGGCACGACGACGCGCTCGTCCTCGCGGTTACGGCGGCGATCGACCAGATGGCGCACGATTAA